In the Candidatus Electrothrix sp. GW3-4 genome, one interval contains:
- a CDS encoding helix-hairpin-helix domain-containing protein, with translation MAEERAERDYRVPVLLLLGVLILAFSSFSPEPEHQASLYYLVPGQDGGKAEILRVPKGASQEQVSQATLPPGALAISPDMSCDAAPPEITQLFNLPLPVNQADQESLMLLPGIGPKLAARIIAFREEQGPITGPDDFIRVKGIGPKLTARLSPLLCFAPAEKKL, from the coding sequence GTGGCGGAAGAACGCGCAGAACGGGATTATCGAGTTCCGGTCCTCCTGCTGCTGGGAGTACTGATCCTGGCCTTCAGCAGTTTTTCCCCGGAGCCCGAGCATCAAGCCTCCCTGTATTATCTTGTCCCTGGCCAGGACGGGGGCAAGGCAGAGATTCTTCGCGTACCCAAAGGCGCATCCCAAGAGCAGGTGAGTCAGGCTACACTACCCCCTGGTGCGCTTGCCATAAGCCCGGATATGTCCTGCGATGCTGCTCCGCCGGAGATCACCCAGCTCTTCAATCTCCCCTTGCCGGTTAATCAGGCGGACCAGGAAAGCCTGATGCTGCTGCCAGGGATCGGTCCCAAGTTGGCAGCACGGATTATTGCCTTTCGGGAAGAGCAGGGACCGATTACCGGGCCGGATGATTTTATCCGGGTCAAAGGGATTGGCCCCAAGCTGACCGCCCGCCTGAGCCCGCTCCTCTGTTTTGCCCCTGCTGAGAAAAAATTGTGA
- a CDS encoding PilZ domain-containing protein translates to MTAYEQKIEAFERSLQMIEECVQNGSLHVPERSFHALYNTYEMLVDMSPFPEELRIIDFMSRKVTNSRASSKNLSLPDAIHEETEKRLYQRIQLDGYTADIIQGGCAYTASVQDVSLKGIQLHDLPARFYSIQEEKFTVIISNLFDSIHYKLKAYSKWRKVNGRSVAVGLHLVDAPTAWNKLINMIIPENDFEPAEEGAWDQYTAARV, encoded by the coding sequence ATGACAGCATACGAGCAAAAAATAGAGGCCTTTGAAAGATCTCTTCAAATGATTGAAGAATGTGTTCAAAATGGATCGTTACATGTTCCCGAAAGATCATTTCATGCGCTTTATAATACATATGAAATGTTGGTTGATATGTCCCCTTTCCCTGAGGAATTAAGGATAATTGATTTTATGTCCCGTAAGGTTACGAATTCTCGGGCTAGTTCAAAAAACTTATCATTACCAGATGCTATTCATGAAGAAACAGAAAAACGCCTATACCAAAGAATACAGCTAGATGGCTATACAGCAGATATCATCCAAGGCGGTTGTGCGTACACTGCTTCTGTCCAGGACGTCTCACTTAAAGGTATCCAGCTGCATGATCTGCCTGCGAGATTTTATTCGATCCAGGAGGAAAAGTTTACAGTTATCATCTCTAACCTGTTTGACTCTATACATTATAAACTGAAAGCGTATTCTAAATGGAGAAAGGTAAATGGCAGATCCGTCGCTGTTGGCTTGCACCTTGTCGATGCCCCTACCGCCTGGAATAAACTCATCAATATGATAATTCCTGAGAACGATTTTGAACCTGCTGAAGAGGGTGCCTGGGATCAATATACAGCGGCTAGAGTTTGA
- a CDS encoding pyridoxal phosphate-dependent aminotransferase yields the protein MRTDILHIGAGELTYEIRNIVNVGNQLQDLGLNVNWENIGDPVAKGEQIPAWMKDIIAAAAQQDATYGYSPTKGMPATRQFLAEQTNALGGVQISPEDIIFFNGLGDAISKIFGFLRRTARVLVPTPSYTTHSSAEAAHAGDRPLTYMLDPQNNWYPDLADIENHIRYNPAVAGILIINPDNPTGAVYPEEILRSIVALAEKYDLFIVCDEVYQNMVYNGTKAVPMATLIGDKVPAICMRGVSKEMPWPGGRCGWIEVYNGHHDPMFEKYINSILNAKMMEVCSTTLPQVVLPQVIKHPEYQTYLDERVQRYEKHSNIAYDILKDVDGIVVNKTNGAFYMSVAFADGVLNNQQTLPIEIEQVRSTVEKMVSGPDVSLDKRFVYYLLGSSGVCVVPLSSFATQMQGFRITLLERDEEIFTQIFHTIASSIKEYLASA from the coding sequence ATGCGAACGGATATTCTGCACATTGGTGCAGGTGAACTAACCTATGAAATTCGCAATATTGTCAATGTCGGCAACCAGTTGCAAGACCTAGGTCTCAATGTAAACTGGGAAAACATCGGTGATCCCGTGGCAAAGGGAGAGCAGATCCCGGCGTGGATGAAGGATATTATTGCCGCCGCAGCGCAGCAGGATGCAACCTACGGCTATTCACCGACCAAGGGGATGCCAGCGACCCGGCAGTTTCTCGCAGAACAAACCAATGCGCTTGGTGGAGTACAGATCAGCCCGGAAGATATTATCTTTTTTAACGGACTGGGTGATGCCATTTCGAAGATTTTCGGTTTTCTTCGCCGCACGGCAAGAGTTCTGGTCCCGACGCCCAGCTATACCACCCACTCCTCTGCTGAGGCGGCCCACGCTGGCGACCGGCCCCTGACCTATATGCTTGATCCGCAGAATAATTGGTACCCGGACCTGGCAGATATTGAAAACCATATCCGCTATAACCCGGCCGTGGCAGGTATCCTGATCATCAATCCGGATAACCCAACCGGTGCGGTTTATCCCGAGGAAATCTTACGAAGCATCGTTGCCTTGGCGGAGAAATACGACCTCTTCATCGTCTGTGACGAGGTCTATCAGAACATGGTCTATAACGGCACCAAGGCTGTCCCCATGGCTACCCTGATCGGTGACAAGGTGCCTGCCATCTGCATGCGCGGGGTCTCCAAGGAAATGCCGTGGCCTGGCGGACGCTGTGGCTGGATTGAGGTCTATAACGGTCACCATGACCCCATGTTTGAAAAGTACATCAACTCCATCCTCAATGCCAAGATGATGGAGGTCTGTTCCACCACCCTGCCCCAGGTGGTCCTGCCCCAGGTGATTAAGCATCCTGAATATCAGACCTACCTGGACGAACGGGTACAGCGCTATGAAAAGCACTCCAATATCGCCTATGATATCCTCAAAGATGTTGATGGGATTGTAGTGAATAAAACCAACGGGGCCTTTTACATGAGTGTGGCCTTTGCAGACGGTGTACTCAATAATCAACAGACCCTGCCCATTGAAATTGAGCAGGTTCGAAGTACCGTGGAGAAGATGGTCAGCGGGCCGGATGTTTCCCTGGATAAACGTTTTGTCTATTACCTGCTGGGTTCTTCAGGGGTCTGCGTGGTGCCGCTTTCCTCCTTTGCCACCCAGATGCAGGGCTTCCGCATTACCCTGCTGGAGCGGGACGAAGAGATCTTCACCCAGATCTTCCATACCATTGCATCATCTATCAAGGAGTATCTGGCTTCGGCCTGA
- a CDS encoding redoxin domain-containing protein, giving the protein MQKTVFFLLILGLTFFLAACGQEDKEKTPLKKISEEPMPRVVTMQPDGPPVQGNPAPDFTLTDIEGRTWTLSQLKGQVVFLNFWATWCPPCVSEMPSMQNLYNTLPQDQFKMLAVLYGDEARNAKDFAQQLDITLPILIDEGNQVGMNYGITGVPETFILDKEGIIREKVQGPAEWDSAEAIHMIRQYIEQ; this is encoded by the coding sequence ATGCAAAAAACAGTATTTTTTCTCCTGATCCTTGGTCTTACGTTCTTTCTTGCTGCCTGCGGTCAGGAGGACAAGGAGAAGACTCCACTGAAGAAGATATCCGAAGAACCCATGCCACGGGTTGTCACCATGCAGCCCGATGGACCGCCAGTGCAGGGCAATCCGGCCCCGGATTTCACCCTCACCGATATTGAGGGTCGAACCTGGACCCTTTCCCAGCTCAAGGGACAGGTGGTTTTTCTTAATTTCTGGGCCACTTGGTGTCCTCCCTGTGTGAGCGAAATGCCTTCCATGCAGAATCTCTATAACACCCTACCGCAGGATCAGTTCAAGATGCTGGCCGTTCTCTATGGTGATGAGGCCCGCAATGCCAAAGACTTTGCCCAACAGCTTGATATCACCCTGCCCATTCTTATTGATGAAGGTAATCAGGTGGGGATGAACTACGGCATCACTGGGGTGCCGGAGACCTTTATCCTGGATAAAGAGGGTATTATCCGAGAGAAGGTCCAAGGGCCTGCTGAATGGGATTCTGCTGAGGCTATCCACATGATTCGTCAATACATCGAACAGTAA
- a CDS encoding gamma-glutamylcyclotransferase family protein, translated as MHLFAYGTLMCAELLQEISGCSPPTPVPATLQGYTRRAIQGASYPGVFLDTGGRVQGCLYQDLPDSAWASLDRFEGEMYAREQVQVALEEGTLLDTLLQAEVYVVRSEFLHRLDSMDWDFAAFLARYKGRSGISSASEL; from the coding sequence ATGCATCTCTTTGCCTATGGCACCCTGATGTGCGCAGAGCTTCTGCAGGAGATATCCGGCTGCAGCCCACCAACCCCGGTCCCGGCCACCCTCCAGGGGTATACCCGTCGGGCCATTCAGGGGGCGAGTTATCCCGGGGTCTTTCTCGATACAGGTGGCCGGGTGCAGGGCTGTCTGTACCAGGATCTGCCGGATTCGGCCTGGGCATCCCTTGATCGCTTTGAGGGAGAGATGTATGCCCGTGAGCAGGTCCAGGTCGCCTTGGAAGAGGGTACTCTGCTAGATACTCTACTGCAAGCAGAGGTCTATGTGGTTCGGTCGGAGTTCCTTCATCGCCTTGATTCGATGGACTGGGATTTTGCCGCCTTCTTGGCCCGATATAAGGGACGTTCAGGAATATCCTCGGCCAGTGAATTGTAG
- a CDS encoding surface lipoprotein assembly modifier, translating to MKMKKQDSKKTFQILILVALLACMAGVACAATDGQAAFDNGLTLFKNRAFNKARQSFAASLQANPDNAEAHFFTGLALQEEEQFSQSIPYLEEAMMLDPDYAQMSLYYIGRAYYQTEQGPLAQESLRQAVAVDPTSEIGQLAQDLSAAGLTGSGQTNKRWWLQAEMGYEYNDNLTVEQTDTVSDEADHAAIIEIGGGFKLLNQLFNGEVTYDFYQSLYSEYSQFNMQSYRVGAAASRDFDIWDLSLDYDYTYLFLDSDEFMETQSLMPAIGLSFADLYSNVSYILQTKDFLNDEDEHRNAINHSGGLDLYLLSLKMIDMMSVGIRYECEDAEDNELDYTGPVFSGSLRFTMPWGITVRSSYKYQRKQYENMTVDIGEEREDSKQTLGVTLTKKLPYRLKLKGSYKYIDSDSNAPVSDYQENTVFLSLTYSL from the coding sequence ATGAAGATGAAGAAACAAGACTCGAAGAAAACTTTCCAAATTTTGATATTGGTTGCCCTGCTTGCATGCATGGCAGGCGTAGCTTGCGCTGCAACAGATGGGCAGGCGGCATTTGACAACGGATTGACATTGTTCAAAAATAGGGCGTTCAACAAGGCTCGACAATCGTTTGCAGCCTCTCTTCAGGCCAATCCCGATAATGCAGAGGCCCATTTTTTTACAGGACTTGCACTCCAGGAAGAAGAACAATTCAGTCAATCAATTCCTTATCTTGAAGAGGCTATGATGCTGGATCCCGACTATGCCCAGATGTCGCTCTATTATATAGGACGTGCCTATTACCAGACCGAACAGGGTCCACTTGCCCAGGAGAGCTTACGACAAGCCGTCGCTGTGGATCCGACATCAGAAATCGGTCAATTAGCCCAAGATCTTTCAGCTGCTGGCTTGACAGGTAGTGGCCAGACCAATAAGCGATGGTGGTTGCAAGCTGAAATGGGCTATGAGTACAACGACAACCTTACCGTGGAACAGACCGATACAGTCAGTGACGAGGCGGATCATGCCGCAATCATTGAGATCGGCGGAGGGTTCAAGTTGCTGAATCAACTATTTAACGGGGAAGTAACCTATGATTTTTACCAGAGCCTGTACAGCGAATATTCTCAATTCAATATGCAGTCCTACCGCGTTGGCGCTGCTGCGAGTCGCGACTTTGACATCTGGGACCTGAGCCTTGACTATGATTATACATATCTCTTTTTAGACAGTGACGAATTCATGGAGACACAAAGCCTCATGCCTGCTATCGGGCTGTCTTTTGCTGATCTGTACAGCAATGTAAGTTATATCTTGCAAACAAAAGATTTTTTAAACGATGAAGATGAACACCGGAACGCCATAAATCATTCCGGCGGCTTGGACCTTTATCTCCTTTCTTTAAAAATGATAGACATGATGTCTGTCGGGATTCGTTATGAATGTGAAGATGCCGAGGATAACGAGCTGGATTACACAGGCCCTGTTTTCTCCGGTTCACTGCGGTTCACAATGCCTTGGGGCATCACGGTGCGCTCTTCCTATAAGTATCAGAGGAAACAGTACGAGAATATGACGGTCGATATTGGCGAGGAACGGGAAGATAGTAAACAGACGCTCGGCGTAACGCTAACAAAGAAATTGCCTTATAGACTGAAACTGAAGGGCAGCTATAAATATATTGACAGCGATTCCAACGCCCCCGTATCCGATTATCAGGAAAATACCGTTTTCCTGAGTTTGACGTATTCACTGTAA
- the cimA gene encoding citramalate synthase, with amino-acid sequence MTIEFYDTTLRDGTQAENFNLSVDDKIKITRQLDKLGIDFIEGGWPGSNPLAVEYFERMKGVELGHAQLSAFGATRHFQNPADQDPNLQALVAAKTPAITIFGKSWDIHVHDALRIELEDNLLIIEDSLAYLRPHVRHLIYDAEHFFDGFKNNREYCLATLERAIKGGAETLALCDTNGGTLPHEIPPIIERVKQFLAEQGSSARIGIHPHNDSETAVANALLGISLGCTQVQGTMNGYGERCGNANLTSIIPAVVCKMGHEAEVGKHIDKLYSTSRLINELANLPHNRYQPYVGESAFAHKGGIHVSAVQRNPITYEHIEPEKVGNIRRILISDQAGKSNVLHKAVKYGLNLKADDPAMTQIIQDLKELENQGFQYEGAEASFELLMRRAMGIKPRFFTLEGFRVMNNKYRMDAESLTEATIRLTVDSEEAHTASLGNGPVNALDKAMRKALLRFYPRLEEMELADYKVRVLTGEHGTGAKVRVLIDSQDAESQWSTVGVAFNIIEASWQALEDAVNYKLMKDALKNA; translated from the coding sequence ATGACCATAGAATTTTACGATACCACCCTCCGGGACGGAACCCAGGCCGAGAACTTTAACCTGTCAGTTGATGATAAGATCAAGATCACCAGGCAGCTGGATAAGCTGGGTATTGATTTTATCGAAGGTGGCTGGCCCGGTTCCAATCCCCTGGCAGTGGAGTATTTTGAGCGGATGAAGGGCGTGGAACTTGGGCACGCCCAACTTTCGGCCTTTGGTGCCACCCGCCATTTTCAGAATCCTGCAGATCAGGACCCCAACCTGCAGGCCCTGGTGGCGGCCAAAACCCCGGCCATTACCATCTTTGGCAAGAGCTGGGATATCCATGTTCATGATGCCCTGCGTATTGAGCTGGAAGACAATCTGCTGATTATTGAAGATTCGCTGGCCTATCTCCGTCCCCATGTCCGGCATCTGATCTATGATGCGGAGCATTTCTTTGACGGCTTTAAGAATAACCGGGAATACTGCCTGGCCACCCTGGAACGGGCCATCAAGGGCGGGGCTGAGACCCTGGCCCTCTGCGATACCAACGGCGGAACCCTGCCCCATGAGATCCCGCCCATCATTGAACGGGTGAAACAGTTCCTGGCAGAACAGGGCAGCAGCGCCCGGATCGGTATTCATCCCCATAATGACTCGGAGACAGCAGTGGCCAATGCCCTGTTGGGCATCTCTTTAGGGTGTACCCAGGTGCAGGGCACCATGAACGGCTATGGTGAGCGCTGCGGGAATGCCAACCTGACCTCCATCATCCCGGCAGTGGTCTGCAAGATGGGCCATGAGGCCGAGGTGGGCAAGCATATCGACAAGCTCTACTCCACCTCCCGTCTGATCAACGAGCTGGCCAACCTGCCCCATAATCGTTATCAGCCTTATGTAGGTGAATCTGCCTTTGCCCATAAGGGTGGCATCCACGTCAGTGCGGTGCAGCGCAACCCCATCACCTATGAGCATATTGAGCCGGAAAAAGTGGGCAATATCCGCCGTATCCTGATCTCGGATCAGGCGGGCAAGTCCAATGTCCTGCACAAGGCAGTGAAGTACGGCCTCAATCTCAAGGCCGATGATCCGGCCATGACCCAGATCATTCAGGATCTGAAAGAACTGGAAAACCAGGGCTTCCAGTACGAAGGTGCTGAGGCCAGCTTTGAGCTGCTCATGCGGCGGGCAATGGGCATCAAACCCCGTTTCTTTACTCTGGAAGGCTTCCGGGTGATGAATAATAAGTACCGGATGGATGCGGAGTCGCTGACCGAGGCCACTATTCGCCTGACAGTAGACAGCGAAGAGGCTCATACGGCCTCGTTGGGTAACGGTCCGGTCAATGCCCTGGATAAAGCTATGCGCAAGGCCCTGCTTCGTTTTTATCCCCGCTTAGAGGAGATGGAGCTGGCTGACTATAAGGTACGCGTTTTAACCGGAGAGCACGGGACCGGGGCCAAGGTGCGGGTATTGATTGACAGTCAGGATGCTGAGAGCCAGTGGAGTACGGTGGGGGTTGCCTTTAATATCATAGAGGCCAGCTGGCAGGCCCTGGAGGATGCAGTGAACTATAAGCTGATGAAAGACGCCCTGAAAAATGCCTAA
- the miaA gene encoding tRNA (adenosine(37)-N6)-dimethylallyltransferase MiaA, with product MKHAPITPSSTTINCPIIVLVGPTAVGKTALSLQLVQRFACEIVSMDSMQVYRHMDIGTAKPSQEEQALVPHHLIDIIDPDDQYDAARFVHDALAAIAEIASRNRTVLLTGGTGLYLKALFEGLFDVLPTDEGVRAQLRERLEQEGREALHAELCRIDPVAGERVHANDTQRLLRGLEIYLSSGRTWTELIAEQQQQEQDQKGRFTRVFQVALDCEREQLYQRIAQRSQIMLEQGLVEEVVRLLSMGYTPELPSMQAIGYKHVNNLLSGEWNQEEMLEYLVRDTRRYAKRQMTWFRKNQELNWFARDDYERIAAQAAAVLGLE from the coding sequence GTGAAACACGCTCCAATAACCCCGTCTTCAACAACTATTAATTGCCCGATCATTGTCCTGGTCGGTCCCACTGCTGTGGGTAAAACCGCCCTCTCTCTCCAACTGGTTCAGCGCTTTGCCTGCGAGATCGTCAGCATGGACTCCATGCAGGTCTATCGCCATATGGACATCGGCACGGCCAAGCCAAGCCAGGAAGAACAGGCCCTGGTCCCCCATCACCTCATCGACATCATTGACCCGGATGATCAGTACGATGCAGCCCGCTTTGTTCATGATGCCTTAGCAGCCATTGCAGAGATTGCCTCCCGTAATCGTACTGTGCTGCTGACCGGCGGTACCGGGCTTTATCTCAAGGCCTTGTTTGAGGGGCTGTTTGATGTCCTGCCCACGGATGAGGGGGTTCGAGCGCAGCTGCGCGAACGTCTTGAGCAGGAAGGACGGGAGGCGCTCCATGCCGAGCTTTGCCGGATTGATCCAGTAGCAGGGGAGCGGGTGCATGCCAATGATACTCAACGGCTATTACGGGGACTGGAGATCTATCTGAGCTCCGGTCGCACCTGGACCGAACTCATTGCCGAGCAGCAACAGCAGGAACAAGATCAGAAAGGGCGCTTCACCCGGGTCTTTCAGGTCGCCCTGGACTGTGAGCGGGAGCAGCTCTATCAGCGGATCGCCCAGCGCTCGCAGATCATGCTGGAGCAGGGCCTGGTTGAGGAGGTGGTGCGCTTGCTCAGTATGGGTTATACTCCAGAGCTGCCTTCTATGCAGGCCATCGGCTATAAGCATGTCAATAACCTGCTCTCCGGGGAATGGAATCAGGAAGAGATGTTGGAATATCTGGTCCGGGATACCCGGAGGTATGCCAAACGGCAGATGACCTGGTTCAGGAAAAATCAGGAGCTGAATTGGTTTGCCAGGGACGATTATGAGCGGATTGCTGCACAGGCAGCAGCGGTGCTGGGACTGGAGTAA
- a CDS encoding aspartate kinase, with protein MALIVQKFGGTSVGSTDKIKNVAERVLRQQRQGHQMVVVLSAMSGQTDKLLSMAAEMQKMPDPREMDMLLSTGEQVTIALFAMAVKAAGSDAISLLGDQVHIHTDAMHTKARIKDIDTQLIQKHLDAGKVVVIAGFQGVDDEGDITTLGRGGSDTTAVALAAALKADACEIFTDVEGVYTTDPNICAQARKISKITYDEMLELASLGAKVLEIRSVGLAKRYNVPLHVRSTFSENEGTWVVEEEKVMMESMQVSGITYNKNEARITITKVPDQPGIASKIFQPISDAGILVDMILQNTRQGEMTDMTFTVMRTDYARTMEIVQKVAEEIGAESVSGDEGIVKVSIVGVGMRNHSGIASTMFRILSGEGINIMMISTSEIKVSCVVAEKYTELAVRALHEAFNLEQENPPKEEQN; from the coding sequence ATGGCGCTCATAGTGCAGAAATTCGGCGGGACCTCTGTGGGGTCCACCGATAAGATAAAAAACGTGGCTGAGCGGGTGCTCAGGCAGCAACGGCAGGGCCATCAGATGGTGGTGGTGCTTTCTGCCATGTCCGGCCAGACAGATAAGCTGCTCAGCATGGCGGCAGAGATGCAGAAGATGCCCGATCCCAGGGAGATGGACATGCTGCTCTCCACCGGAGAGCAGGTGACCATTGCCCTCTTTGCTATGGCTGTGAAAGCGGCAGGTAGTGATGCGATCTCCCTGCTGGGAGATCAGGTGCATATCCATACCGATGCTATGCATACCAAGGCCCGGATCAAGGACATCGATACCCAGCTGATTCAGAAACACCTGGATGCAGGCAAGGTCGTGGTCATTGCAGGCTTTCAGGGCGTGGATGATGAGGGCGATATCACCACCCTGGGCCGGGGTGGCTCAGATACCACGGCAGTGGCCCTGGCTGCTGCACTCAAGGCAGATGCCTGCGAGATCTTTACCGATGTAGAGGGGGTGTACACCACAGACCCCAATATCTGTGCGCAGGCGCGCAAGATTAGCAAGATAACCTATGACGAAATGCTGGAGCTCGCCAGCCTTGGTGCCAAGGTGCTGGAGATCCGCTCGGTTGGCTTGGCTAAACGCTATAACGTTCCGTTACATGTTCGTTCCACATTTTCAGAAAACGAGGGCACCTGGGTCGTTGAAGAGGAGAAAGTTATGATGGAATCCATGCAGGTTTCCGGTATTACCTATAATAAGAATGAAGCACGTATCACCATTACCAAGGTGCCGGATCAGCCGGGTATCGCTTCAAAGATCTTTCAACCCATCTCCGATGCGGGCATTCTGGTGGATATGATTCTTCAGAATACCAGGCAAGGGGAGATGACCGACATGACTTTCACCGTGATGCGAACCGATTACGCCCGGACTATGGAGATCGTGCAGAAGGTTGCTGAGGAGATCGGGGCCGAGTCTGTAAGCGGTGATGAGGGGATCGTTAAGGTGTCCATCGTGGGTGTGGGGATGCGCAATCACTCTGGTATTGCCTCTACCATGTTCCGGATTTTATCCGGTGAGGGTATCAATATCATGATGATCTCCACCTCGGAGATCAAGGTCTCTTGCGTGGTTGCCGAGAAGTACACCGAACTGGCGGTTCGGGCCCTGCATGAGGCCTTTAACCTGGAGCAGGAGAACCCGCCAAAAGAAGAGCAGAACTAA
- a CDS encoding mechanosensitive ion channel domain-containing protein — MNDRKRKLFYLAAVALLLAVLLLLLAFDPEKGVDNSLTLFGIILTAAIAISSTTFISNFMAGMMLSLVSNFRPGDFLSVGEHFGRVTEMGLLHTEIQTKDSDLTTLPNLYLITNPCKVVRKTKTVVSATVSLGYDVPHAQVKTLLTKAAEEVPLQEPFVHVANLGDFSVEYRVAGILKGVKKPFTTRSKLRENILDALHSAGIEIVSPSFMNTRALSVKKHIIPDSQGPDAPDHPAMESVVFDKADEAESIDKMHSRYKLMGEQIKIIEDRIKEADAEEEVQRLQQEVAWRTTSIDRLGRKIEEVGG; from the coding sequence ATGAACGACAGAAAACGCAAACTCTTTTACCTGGCAGCAGTGGCCCTTCTCTTGGCAGTCCTGCTCCTTCTCCTGGCGTTTGATCCTGAAAAGGGCGTTGATAATTCTCTCACTCTTTTCGGTATCATCCTGACCGCAGCCATTGCCATCTCCTCAACCACCTTTATCAGCAACTTTATGGCCGGGATGATGCTCTCCCTGGTTTCCAATTTTCGCCCCGGTGATTTCCTCAGTGTAGGAGAACATTTTGGCCGGGTCACGGAGATGGGCCTGCTCCACACGGAAATCCAGACCAAAGACAGTGACCTGACCACCCTACCTAACCTCTACCTGATCACCAATCCCTGTAAGGTGGTGCGCAAAACAAAGACTGTTGTCTCTGCTACAGTCTCCCTGGGGTATGACGTGCCCCATGCCCAGGTGAAGACCTTGCTGACCAAGGCAGCAGAGGAGGTTCCGCTCCAGGAGCCCTTTGTTCACGTTGCAAATCTCGGCGACTTCTCTGTAGAATACCGGGTGGCCGGAATACTAAAGGGTGTCAAAAAACCATTTACTACTCGATCAAAATTACGTGAAAATATCCTTGATGCTCTGCATAGTGCCGGGATAGAGATTGTGTCTCCCTCCTTTATGAACACCCGGGCGCTTTCAGTAAAGAAACACATCATCCCTGATAGTCAGGGACCGGATGCCCCAGATCATCCTGCTATGGAATCCGTGGTCTTTGACAAGGCCGATGAGGCGGAATCCATCGATAAAATGCATTCCAGATATAAACTTATGGGGGAACAGATCAAGATCATCGAGGACCGGATCAAAGAAGCTGATGCCGAAGAGGAAGTTCAACGTCTGCAACAAGAAGTTGCCTGGCGCACCACGAGTATAGACCGCCTCGGCAGAAAGATCGAAGAAGTAGGAGGGTGA